One genomic window of Salvia miltiorrhiza cultivar Shanhuang (shh) chromosome 4, IMPLAD_Smil_shh, whole genome shotgun sequence includes the following:
- the LOC131022358 gene encoding cytokinin dehydrogenase 9-like, translating into MFGNLNSNIVLLLCCMLLSLPLSAAPIPIPVHGHFAFSGNEFAARDFGNQLHSLPWAVLHPKKASDVAATIKHVWQMGPAASLTVAARGHGHSLQGQAQAPQGIVVNMESLRGPHEMHLVKGGPSSPYVDTPAGELWINVLHHCLKHGLAPKSWTDYLHLTVGGTLSNAGISGQAFRHGPQISNVRQLEVITGKGDLVVCSDDNNADLFHAVLGGLGQFGIITRARISLEPAPKMVKWIRVLYSDFATFARDQERLISAEKTFDYIEGLVIVNRTGLINNWRSSFNPQDPDQASHFVSDGRTLFCLELTKNFNPDDEADIDKEIKWLLSELSYIPSTLFVTQVSYVEFLDRVHAAELKMRSKGLWDLPHPWLNLLVPRSKIHTFADGVFGNILTDTNNGPVLIYPLNKSKWDNRTSFVTPDEDVFYLVAFLPHAAESEGLQNLLNQNRRILNFCDAAELGVKQYLPHYKTQEEWRAHFGARWEIFAQRKSAYDPLAILAPGQRIFQKSISIL; encoded by the exons ATGTTTGGCAATCTCAATAGTAATATTGTTTTGTTGCTATGCTgcatgcttctctccctccccctCTCCGCCGCCCCCATCCCGATCCCGGTCCACGGCCATTTTGCCTTCTCCGGCAACGAGTTCGCGGCCCGGGACTTCGGCAACCAGCTCCATTCCCTCCCCTGGGCCGTCCTCCACCCGAAGAAGGCCTCGGACGTGGCGGCCACCATCAAGCACGTGTGGCAGATGGGGCCCGCCGCGTCCCTGACCGTGGCCGCCCGGGGCCACGGGCACTCCCTGCAGGGCCAGGCCCAGGCTCCGCAGGGGATCGTCGTCAACATGGAATCCCTCCGCGGCCCCCATGAAATGCACCTCGTCAAGGGCGGCCCCTCCTCCCCCTACGTGGACACCCCCGCCGGCGAGCTCTGGATCAATGTCCTCCACCACTGCCTCAAACACGGCCTCGCCCCCAAATCCTGGACCGACTACCTCCACCTCACCGTCGGAGGCACCTTGTCCAATGCCGGCATTAGCGGTCAGGCCTTCCGCCACGGCCCCCAAATCAGCAATGTCCGCCAGCTCGAGGTCATCACCGGCAAGGGGGACCTCGTCGTTTGCTCCGACGACAACAATGCTGACCTCTTCCACGCCGTCCTCGGCGGCCTCGGCCAATTCGGGATCATTACCAGAGCAAGAATCTCCCTCGAGCCCGCGCCAAAGATG GTGAAATGGATCAGGGTTCTGTACTCGGATTTCGCAACCTTCGCTAGGGACCAAGAGCGGCTGATATCGGCGGAGAAGACGTTCGACTACATCGAAGGGCTGGTCATCGTGAACCGGACCGGTCTCATCAACAACTGGCGATCCTCATTCAACCCACAAGACCCGGATCAAGCCAGCCACTTTGTGTCGGATGGAAGGACTCTCTTCTGCCTTGAGCTCACCAAGAACTTCAATCCTGATGACGAAGCTGACATAGATAAG GAAATTAAGTGGTTATTATCTGAATTAAGCTACATCCCATCAACACTGTTTGTTACACAAGTTTCATATGTGGAATTCTTGGACAGGGTCCATGCAGCAGAGCTCAAAATGCGATCAAAAGGGCTGTGGGATCTCCCACACCCATGGCTCAATCTCCTCGTGCCGCGCTCCAAAATCCACACCTTCGCCGACGGCGTCTTCGGCAACATTCTAACCGACACCAACAACGGCCCCGTCCTCATCTACCCACTAAACAAATCAAA GTGGGACAACAGAACTTCGTTCGTGACGCCGGATGAAGACGTGTTCTACCTGGTGGCGTTCCTCCCGCACGCGGCGGAGAGCGAGGGGCTGCAGAATCTGCTGAATCAGAACAGGAGAATCTTGAATTTCTGCGATGCGGCGGAGCTGGGAGTGAAGCAGTATCTGCCGCACTACAAAACGCAGGAGGAATGGCGGGCCCATTTCGGGGCGCGGTGGGAGATCTTTGCACAGAGGAAATCGGCCTACGATCCTCTCGCGATTCTCGCGCCGGGGCAGAGGATTTTCCAGAAATCCATCTCGATTTTATGA
- the LOC131022889 gene encoding uncharacterized protein LOC131022889, which translates to MVWTRWTGVPLQAWNPRFFEAFGARMGMVLKIHELTKSKERLDMAFIQISTGLASINKVIECKINGAHFKVRVEEVDEFYMSGKLQDKDEVVLSEEESFGDEEDEEELSESPAAAQIIGDSILNQSRGVLGPFPTFHANLSCSTQDTAVLPTPEDDYLHAAHEQSWERQFPIQNVQDCNGAGDPSGEFSKRHEVLEEADLVKESLCHDGPTVDNLQISMGRFPNIDIAGPKVVESPCGPEQEREGSSKGGNEQMPEPNSFNESGAQCEQPISKETSGLDRVDAERSKRSQVQRRKKIGGEFPFKMGLFNLLHNRSKKLPSSKLLLRKAAIGRATPSLSLDGENEGGFTGGISNPTKNSETEDSQIEEGRRIWDFGKQLGLSSTAGDLEIAKVMVGMKESGGDEEKQEREQLWDRLESVVRQNKDLCVCIGGDFNSIRNRSERVGRGIQFSARDVQMFDHFVRRCGLEEIRLQARSFMWYQPQGQCKSKLDRFLVNEEWLAVWTHTKARGLQRSVSDHCPILLETKRVDWGPKPFRFINAWTKHQDFEEVVTNSWQRGGISGWSSFVFKEKIKRLKEDLKEWSRSGFGIVEENISKLKDEISKWDSIDDVFGLDDEEATMRSEAEANLLIQIQHRDSTLSQRARNRWLRDGDLNSSLFHKAINGRRAKNEISGLSVDGAWIEEPAEVKRLVKEHFQTQFKTRHKDCLTLPADFVNRKLSDTTREWLDRPFSEEEIKEAVWNCDSGKSPGPDGFNSCL; encoded by the exons ATGGTTTGGACCAGATGGACGGGGGTCCCATTACAAGCGTGGAATCCCAGATTTTTCGAGGCCTTCGGGGCTCGCATGGGAATGGTTCTCAAGATACATGAACTCACAAAATCTAAAGAACGTCTGGACATGGCTTTTATCCAAATTTCCACTGGTCTAGCATCGATCAATAAGGTAATTGAGTGCAAGATTAACGGAGCTCATTTCAAGGTTCGAGTGGAGGAGGTGGACGAGTTTTACATGTCTGGTAAGCTACAAGATAAGGACGAGGTGGTCTTATCCGAAGAAGAGAGCTTCggagatgaagaagatgaggaggaGCTTTCTGAATCTCCGGCGGCCGCTCAGATCATCGGAGATTCGATCCTCAACCAGAGTAGAGGCGTGTTAGGCCCTTTTCCGACGTTTCATGCAAACCTCTCGTGTTCCACCCAGGATACAGCCGTCCTTCCGACTCCCGAGGATGATTACTTGCACGCGGCTCATGAGCAATCATGGGAGCGACAGTTCCCAATACAAAATGTTCAAGATTGTAACGGCGCGGGGGACCCAAGTGGGGAGTTTTCGAAGCGGCATGAAGTTTTGGAAGAGGCAGATCTCGTGAAAGAGTCACTCTGCCATGATGGGCCAACTGTTGATAATTTACAAATCTCAATGGGCCGTTTTCCTAATATTGATATTGCAGGACCCAAAGTGGTGGAAAGCCCATGTGGGCCGGAGCAAGAAAGGGAGGGGTCGAGTAAAGGAGGAAATGAACAGATGCCCGAGCCCAATTCTTTTAATGAAAGCGGGGCCCAGTGCGAGCAACCCATTTCGAAAGAAACCTCAGGCCTTGATCGAGTAGATGCAGAGAGATCAAAAAGAAGCCAGGTACAGAGGAGGAAAAAAATCGGGGGAGAATTTCCCTTCAAAATGGGTCTCTTTAATTTGCTGCACAATAGAAGTAAGAAATTACCATCCTCCAAATTGCTCTTGAGGAAAGCAGCAATTGGGAGAGCTACTCCCTCTCTGTCTCTGGATGGCGAGAACGAAGGAGGCTTCACAGGCGGTATTTCCAATCCGACAAAGAACTCAGAGACGGAAGATTCACAAATCGAGGAAGGTAGAAGAATCTGGGACTTCGGAAAACAACTTGGCCTTTCATCTACAGCTGGGGATTTGGAGATAGCAAAAGTTATGGTGGGCATGAAGGAAAGTGGGGGTGACGAGGAGAAGCAG GAAAGAGAACAGCTATGGGATAGACTGGAATCGGTGGTGAGGCAGAACAAGGACCTTTGTGTTTGTATCGGAGGTGATTTTAACTCGATTAGAAATCGATCTGAACGAGTTGGAAGGGGCATTCAGTTTTCGGCAAGAGATGTTCAGATGTTCGATCATTTCGTGAGAAGATGTGGGTTGGAAGAAATAAGACTCCAAGCTAGATCGTTCATGTGGTATCAACCACAAGGACAGTGCAAATCTAAATTGGACAGATTTTTGGTTAATGAAGAGTGGCTGGCAGTTTGGACTCACACGAAGGCAAGAGGGCTCCAAAGATCGGTCTCAGACCACTGCCCTATTCTTTTGGAAACAAAAAGGGTGGACTGGGGACCGAAACCGTTTAGGTTCATCAACGCCTGGACTAAGCATCAAGATTTCGAAGAAGTGGTTACAAATTCTTGGCAACGAGGAGGCATCTCTGGATGGAGCAGCTTTGTCTTCAAAGAGAAAATCAAAAGACTTAAAGAGGATTTAAAGGAATGGAGCAGGTCGGGTTTTGGGATCGTGGAAGAGAATATCTCAAAACTGAAAGATGAGATTTCCAAGTGGGACTCCATTGATGACGTGTTCGGTCTGGACGACGAAGAAGCTACCATGAGAAGTGAAGCGGAAGCAAACCTGCTCATACAAATTCAGCACCGGGACAGCACACTTTCCCAAAGAGCACGCAATAGATGGTTAAGAGACGGGGATCTGAACAGTAGCCTTTTTCATAAGGCTATCAACGGGAGAAGAGCTAAGAATGAAATCTCGGGTCTGTCCGTGGATGGAGCCTGGATCGAGGAGCCAGCTGAAGTGAAAAGACTTGTCAAGGAACACTTCCAAACACAATTCAAGACAAGGCACAAAGATTGTTTGACTTTGCCAGCTGATTTTGTTAACCGGAAGCTCTCGGATACTACAAGAGAGTGGTTAGACAGACCTTTTTCCGAAGAAGAGATCAAGGAGGCGGTGTGGAACTGCGACAGCGGAAAGAGTCCGGGACCGGATGGGTTTAATTCATGTTTATGA